The genomic DNA TTTCGCCGAGGCGTATTTCAAGATGGGCATCGCCTACGCATTGATCGAGAAAGAAGCTCTTCGCTCGGGCACCGGCGACGTCGTCCCGGGCGAGACGAGCGGCAGCAAACCGGTGAAAACAAACTCCGAGAAAATGTTCGAAAGGGCCGTGACCGCGTACAAAAAGCTGATCGCTGCCGCGCCCGATGATGCCGTGTCGCACTTCAACCTCGCCCGTGCCTACAACAAACTGAACAAAGACGAAGAAGCCGAAAAGGAGTTCGAAACAGCCGTCAAACTTAAATCCGACGACGTCGAATACCAAACAGAATTGGGCGGCATTCGCATCAAACTCGCCAAATATCACGAAGCCCTCACTCCGCTCAAAAAAGCACTCGAACTCGACCCCGAAAATCCCGAAGCCGAAGAACTCCTGGAGGAGGCCCAAGCCGGAGCCAGGCGCGTAGATTTTAACCAGCCTGACAACACAAATTCAGGCAAAAAGTCGAATTCGAATTCGATGGCAAACACAAACACAAACGCAAACGTCGCCGGGCCTTCAAACACGGCAGCAAAACCGGCTTCCATTGACAACAAAACCAAGAAAGATGACCCCAAGGAACGGAAACCGGACCGTCCGGGCGGCACAAAGCCTTCTTCCACACGCCCGTAGTGTCGCGAAAATACACACATTCTGCCTGTATGTATCAACTTGACATTGGTGCGTCATCATCGCAAATTAACCATACGGCACGGTTGATATGCAGATCGAATTAGAAAATTCCCCGAAACTCTCACCTGAGCGGCGAGCGAAGATGCAGGAAGCCCGCGAGGCCATCATCTACCGCCTCTCTCGCGATCTGCCTACTGACATCGACCTTAAGCGATTTCTAAACGTTGTCGTTTCCGAGGTGGGCCGGATGCTTGACGTTGACCGCTGCGACCTTCTACAGCTCGGCGATGGCAAGGAACTGAAAATAAGCCATGAATGGCGAAAGGACCGCAGTGTGCCGAAAAGCGAAGGTACGACGATTCCGTTTGACTCGGTGAGGCTCGGTGAGCGATTCGACATTACAAAGCCGGTAAGGATCAACGACACGTCGAAGACCAAAGACGCAACACTCAAGTTCTTTACAAAAGCTCTCGAAACAAAGTCGCTGCTGATAATTCCCATTCGATTGAGGGATCAGGTTCTCGGGTTGCTTGGCCTGCACGATACACACAGCCCGCGCGTGTGGCTCGACGAGGAGGTCGCTTTTCTTGAGTCGATCGCTCAGCAACTCGCAATCGGGTATCAATACACCAGCCTTTACGTCACACAAGAGCAAGAAACTCGACGAACTAACGCATTGTTAGAGATCGCTAATACACTTAATTCGTCGTCAGACTTTAAGGAGGTATCGGCCGATGTGCTGGAACGAGCAATTGGTCTCGTGGGCGCGGATTATGGTGCCCTGGGCGTACTCGATCAGAGCGGCAAACGTATATCTCTAGCGTCATTCAAATCCGCGGAAGGCATCAAGCTCGGCAAGATCCTGAAGATGATCGAGCAGCACAATAAATCGCTTGACGTAGATTCGTTTTCCGCGCTCGGCGAACTACTGCGCGATGGCAAAACGCTGCGCTTGGTCGATTCACAGCTGCCGTTTGCGATCCGGCTGTTCTTTAACACACAACTGGGCGGAAAGGCGGCATTGGTCACGCCGGTGCATGTCGCCGGAAAGGCATTCGGGCTGCTTGGATTTGTTTGGAGCAAGGAAAGTTCGTTTGCTGACCATGACGTGGCCCTTGTCGAGGGAATTGCAGACCAGATCGGAACAGCTCTTGAGCGTGATCAATTGTCGGCTGAGGTGATGCGGCTCAAGAGCGAATTGCATCAACGGCAGAGCGAAATAGTTGGTCAGGCGCCGTCGATCCGACGTGCGATCGAATTAGGATTGAACGTTGCTGATACCAACACGACCGTTTTGATCACAGGCGAATCGGGAACAGGCAAAGAGCTGATCGCAAACCTGATACATTACAATTCAGGTCGCGAAAATCGGCCCTACATCAAGATCAATTGCGGGGCGATACCCGAAACACTGCTTGAGTCAGAGCTGTTTGGCCATGAAAAAGGTGCATTTACCGATGCACGTTCGCAGCGGCAGGGCCGTTTTGAAGAAGCGAACGGAGGCACGCTCTTTCTCGATGAGATCGGTGAAATGTCCCTGCAGGCTCAGGTTCGGCTTCTTCGCGTACTGCAGGATGGTGAGTTTACGCGGGTCGGCGGCAAACAACTGCTAAAGACCGATGTTCGCGTCATTGCAGCGACAAATTCGGACCTCGAAAAGGCGATCGAGGAAGGCGCGTTTCGCAAAGACCTATTTTATCGACTGTCAGTATTTCCCATCTCACTCCCGGCTTTGCGTGAACGTTCGGAGGATGTTCACCTGCTTGTATTTCACTTTCTTGAAAGCTATAAACAAAAATCAGGCCGGTTCATTTCTGGGATCTCGAAAGAAGCGATGCGGGCACTCGTAAATTATGAGTGGCCAGGCAATGTGCGCGAACTCGAGAATGCGATCGAGCGCGCCGTCATTATCGCCTCCGGGCGGCAGATCGAACTCAGTGATCTACCCGAGGCTATCAGCCGTACGGCAGCCGGGGCGATGGCATTTGTAAGGCAGGAACGTGCGACCGCTGCGGGCGAAGGCCGGGCGTTTGGGATCGAGATCGAAATGCCTTCAACGTTTGACGAGATCGAAAAGCAGGTCATCGAGGCGACTCTTGATTACACCGGCGGCGACAAGTCGCATGCCGCCCGCTTGTTAAATATCGGCCGTAAGACGCTATATCGAAAGCTCGGCGAATACGAGATCGAAAACCAATAATTTCACGCAAATTTCGATAGGGTTTAATTTGTGTCCAAAACAACTCTCAGATAAGTTGAGTTTGTCGAATAGTGAGGAAGCAGTATGAAGATCAAACTATCCGGACTCGCCGCTTTGTTCGCCTTTTTTGCGGCAGGTCAGTTATACGCTCAACAACCGACCCCGACGCCCGCACCGGACGAAACAGTGAAAGTAACCACCTCGCTTGTACAAATGGACGTGGTCGTTACTGACAAAAGCGGAGTTGTTGTAAAAGGCCTCGAGCCAGAGGATTTTATCATTACGCAGGACGGCAAGCCCCAAACGATAACCAGCGTTACATTTGTCGATTCGAATACTGCGCAAAGAACGCGTATTGTGTCAACAACAAGCAAGATCGAAAAGCGTGCTATTCCGGTCCCGCCGGCGAATGTACGGTCGCGTCAGGGCCGAATCATCACATTTGTACTCGATGACGGTAATTGTCTCGCTTCGCCCGCAAGCCTCGCGATGATGCGCGATGACATTAAAAAATTCGTCGATCAAAAAATGCAGCCGGACGACCGCGTTGCCATATACCGCACTAAGGGCGGATCGAGTTTGATGCAGATCTATTCTTCCAACAAAGAGTTGCTCAAGCGCAAGTTGAATAAGATCAATCTGATAGTATCCGGCGCGTGCAACAGTGCATTTGAACCTCTTCGTGATAATTCAACCTTGAAAGCCACTGGTACCGGTGCGGCGACATTTGAAAATGAGGAGAGCAAAAAGGCGCGAAAGGACAACGAAGATCGTGACCGCCGTAATCATGTCGCCGGGACGATCGGTGTTTTGAATTTCGTTGTCGAACGGCTCAAAAACGTGCCGCAGCGAAAAACCCTATTTCTGCTCTCTGACGGACTTCTCACAAAATTTGACTCCGATTCATACGATGCTCTCCGTGATCTGGCTGATAAGGCGGCGCGAGCATCCGTAGTGATCAATACGATCAGTGCAAAAGGCGTTACCGTTTCGGGCATGCTAATGGCTCAGGATGAAGTGCTGCCGGGGATAATAAACGGGCCGGACAATACTGGAATCGCGAGCCAAGAACGCATAGACGAAGAAAGGGCTCTAAACGAAGGGATCTCGTACCTGGCGTACGCGACCGGCGGAAAATTTGTCCGCAACAGCAACGACCTCGCTAGGGAAGTGACGCGTGTTCTCGATTCGACCACCGGTTACTATTTGATCGCTTACGAACCGGACGAAGAGACATTCAGCGGCAAAGCGTTTCATAAGATAGATGTGAAAGTAACCAAACCCGATCTAGAATTGAGCTTTCGTAAAGGGTTTTACGGAAGGACAGAGAAAGAGACGCAAACAGTTTATAAGTCTGCCGACAGCCCCTTGTTTCAGGCGATCAGTTCGCCGCTTGACGAGACCGGATTGGATATTCAGATGACGACGTTGCTCGGCAAAGATGAGAGAGCTGTCGGTTTTGTCCGCCTGATCGTTCACATTCAGGGCTCTGACATCACATTTACCGACGAACCATCAGGCGAAAAAAAGGCCGTATTTGATGTGGTGGCGGTCATTTTAGATGAGAAAGGAAAGATCGCGGATGAATTTAACCGAACTTACCCGATTCGCATACCTGCACGCGGACTATCTACAGTTCAGCGTAATGGGATCGATTTTTCGACGGATATTCCTTTGAAAAGATCCGGAATCTACACGCTACGACTCGCATTGCGCGACAATAATTCGAAGCGTTTGGGAACAGCCGGCGATCTTATTGATATTCCTGATCCGAAAAGCGATAAATTGCTCGTTTCAGGTTTGATCACATCTGAATTATCACCTGACGGCCAGCCCAAGCCATTTGTCGGCAGGCCCATAAGCGCGGCGTTTGCACCGGTCTTTTCCTTAAGTGCTCCGTCGATCAGACAGTTTCGTTCCGGCTCGGCGCTCCCTTACGTATTTACCATCAATAACGTCCGTTTTGATAATTCAAGCGCTTCAGGCCGAATCACCAAAGAGGTGCGCTTGTACCGGAACGGCGAGTTGATCGATACCGAAGCCGAGAGGCCGCTCGAAACGACCGGCCAATCACGGGCAGGTATCAATGAACATTCGGGCCTTAAGAGCCTCGGTGATGACCTTTTGCCGGGTGAATATGCATTACAGGTAATAATCCGCGATAAGGTCAAGAACATGGTCTCATCGCAATCGATCGATTTTGAGATCATTGATTGATCCTACGCGTTCCCGGCTTCGCCCGCTATTTGATCTATGGACCTCATCGTCGGCACCGCCGGACACATCGACCACGGCAAAACCGCACTGATCAAGGCTCTGACGGGCATTGATACCGACCGTCTGCCGGAAGAAAGGCTGCGGGGAATAACGATCGATCTCGGTTTTGCTGAGCTTGATCTTGGCGGTGTGCATATTGGATTTGTGGATGTTCCCGGCCACGAGAGGTTTGTAAAGAACATGCTCGCCGGTGCAAGCGGGATCGATCTGGTCATGCTCGTCGTAGCCGCTGACGAAGGCGTTATGCCGCAAACACGCGAGCACTTTGATATCTGCCGGTTGCTC from Acidobacteriota bacterium includes the following:
- a CDS encoding tetratricopeptide repeat protein; this encodes MNRSAILIIFLFAFSMQFGCKKAAVNANTETNANVATVSPFAEITDANAAFAEGNRLFDDNQTEMAIEAYKRAVEISPDFAEAYFKMGIAYALIEKEALRSGTGDVVPGETSGSKPVKTNSEKMFERAVTAYKKLIAAAPDDAVSHFNLARAYNKLNKDEEAEKEFETAVKLKSDDVEYQTELGGIRIKLAKYHEALTPLKKALELDPENPEAEELLEEAQAGARRVDFNQPDNTNSGKKSNSNSMANTNTNANVAGPSNTAAKPASIDNKTKKDDPKERKPDRPGGTKPSSTRP
- a CDS encoding sigma 54-interacting transcriptional regulator gives rise to the protein MQIELENSPKLSPERRAKMQEAREAIIYRLSRDLPTDIDLKRFLNVVVSEVGRMLDVDRCDLLQLGDGKELKISHEWRKDRSVPKSEGTTIPFDSVRLGERFDITKPVRINDTSKTKDATLKFFTKALETKSLLIIPIRLRDQVLGLLGLHDTHSPRVWLDEEVAFLESIAQQLAIGYQYTSLYVTQEQETRRTNALLEIANTLNSSSDFKEVSADVLERAIGLVGADYGALGVLDQSGKRISLASFKSAEGIKLGKILKMIEQHNKSLDVDSFSALGELLRDGKTLRLVDSQLPFAIRLFFNTQLGGKAALVTPVHVAGKAFGLLGFVWSKESSFADHDVALVEGIADQIGTALERDQLSAEVMRLKSELHQRQSEIVGQAPSIRRAIELGLNVADTNTTVLITGESGTGKELIANLIHYNSGRENRPYIKINCGAIPETLLESELFGHEKGAFTDARSQRQGRFEEANGGTLFLDEIGEMSLQAQVRLLRVLQDGEFTRVGGKQLLKTDVRVIAATNSDLEKAIEEGAFRKDLFYRLSVFPISLPALRERSEDVHLLVFHFLESYKQKSGRFISGISKEAMRALVNYEWPGNVRELENAIERAVIIASGRQIELSDLPEAISRTAAGAMAFVRQERATAAGEGRAFGIEIEMPSTFDEIEKQVIEATLDYTGGDKSHAARLLNIGRKTLYRKLGEYEIENQ
- a CDS encoding VWA domain-containing protein; the encoded protein is MKIKLSGLAALFAFFAAGQLYAQQPTPTPAPDETVKVTTSLVQMDVVVTDKSGVVVKGLEPEDFIITQDGKPQTITSVTFVDSNTAQRTRIVSTTSKIEKRAIPVPPANVRSRQGRIITFVLDDGNCLASPASLAMMRDDIKKFVDQKMQPDDRVAIYRTKGGSSLMQIYSSNKELLKRKLNKINLIVSGACNSAFEPLRDNSTLKATGTGAATFENEESKKARKDNEDRDRRNHVAGTIGVLNFVVERLKNVPQRKTLFLLSDGLLTKFDSDSYDALRDLADKAARASVVINTISAKGVTVSGMLMAQDEVLPGIINGPDNTGIASQERIDEERALNEGISYLAYATGGKFVRNSNDLAREVTRVLDSTTGYYLIAYEPDEETFSGKAFHKIDVKVTKPDLELSFRKGFYGRTEKETQTVYKSADSPLFQAISSPLDETGLDIQMTTLLGKDERAVGFVRLIVHIQGSDITFTDEPSGEKKAVFDVVAVILDEKGKIADEFNRTYPIRIPARGLSTVQRNGIDFSTDIPLKRSGIYTLRLALRDNNSKRLGTAGDLIDIPDPKSDKLLVSGLITSELSPDGQPKPFVGRPISAAFAPVFSLSAPSIRQFRSGSALPYVFTINNVRFDNSSASGRITKEVRLYRNGELIDTEAERPLETTGQSRAGINEHSGLKSLGDDLLPGEYALQVIIRDKVKNMVSSQSIDFEIID